One Oncorhynchus kisutch isolate 150728-3 linkage group LG11, Okis_V2, whole genome shotgun sequence genomic region harbors:
- the LOC109899210 gene encoding zinc-binding protein A33-like isoform X1, with protein MRECLKNRMASRSASPEEDLSCPFCREIFKDPVVLSCSHSVCKACLQEYWKQRRSRECPVCRKRSKSKGNPPCNLVLKNLCEAFLQERRQRNSGESEEHCNLHNEKLKLFCLDDKQPICVVCQASRKHKNHNCCPIDETAQYQKEELQTFLKPLQEKLEVFNKVKQTCDQTVKHIKNKAQHTEMVIKKDFQKLHQFLREEEEVRIAVLREEEEQKSQVMKEKIEEMSREISSLSDTIRALEEELRAEDISFLKNYKAIVRRTQCTLPDPQLVSGSLIDVAKHLGNLQFRVWEKMQGIVKYSPVTLDPNTAHLGLRLSENLTIVECTNEKQQLPDNPERFDYYAWVLGSEGFNSGTHSWDVEVGNNTFWSLGVMEKSVQRKGAVNNGHWRFWHFKGKYGAFSPPESTSVLPVAKKPKRIRVQLDWDRGALSFSDPDENKCLHTITHTFTERVFPYLGSYCKLSPLRIVPAKTSVKVQHS; from the exons ATGAGGGAGTGTCTCAAAAACAGAATGGCTTCCAGATCAGCTTCTCCTGAGGAGGATCTCTCCTGCCCTTTTTGCCGTGAGATCTTCAAAGATCCTGTGGTCTTGTCGTGTAGCCACAGCGTCTGTAAAGCCTGTCTGCAGGAATACTGGAAACAGAGGCGATCTCGGGAATGTCCAGTGTGCAGGAAGAGAAGCAAATCAAAAGGCAATCCTCCCTGTAACCTGGTCTTAAAGAACCTGTGTGAGGCCTTCTtacaggagaggaggcagagaaattCAGGGGAGTCTGAGGAGCACTGCAATCTGCACAACGAGAAACTCAAGCTCTTCTGTCTGGATGATAAACAGCCCATCTGTGTTGTGTGTCAGGCCTCCAGAAAACATAAAAACCACAACTGCTGCCCCATAGATGAAACTGCACAGTATCAAAAG GAGGAACTCCAGACTTTCCTGAAGCCCTTACAGGAGAAGCTGGAGGTCTTTAATAAAGTTAAACAAACCTGTGACCAAACAGTAAAACACATTAAG AACAAGGCCCAGCACACAGAGATGGTGATTAAAAAAGATTTTCAGAAGCTCCACCAGTTTCtacgagaggaagaggaggtgaggaTAGCTGttctgagggaggaagaggagcagaaGAGTCAGGTGATGAAGGAGAAGATTgaggagatgagcagagagataTCATCACTTTCAGACACAATCAGAGCCTTAGAGGAGGAGCTGAGAGCTGAAGACATCTCATTCCTGAAG AACTACAAGGCCATAGTGAGAAG AACCCAGTGCACACTGCCGGATCCACAGCTGGTCTCAGGGTCGCTGATAGACGTGGCCAAACACCTGGGAAACCTGCAGTTCAGAGTCTGGGAGAAAATGCAAGGGATTGTGAAATAca GTCCTGTCACTCTGGATCCTAACACTGCCCACCTAGGTCTCCGCCTATCTGAGAATCTGACCATTGTGGAATGCACAAATGAGAAACAGCAGCTCCCTGATAACCCAGAGAGGTTTGATTACTATGCATGGGTCTTGGGTTCTGAGGGATTTAACTCAGGGACACACAGCTGGGACGTTGAGGTTGGGAACAATACATTCTGGTCACTGGGTGTGATGGAAAAGTCTGTCCAGAGGAAGGGAGCAGTTAATAATGGACACTGGCGATTCTGGCACTTCAAAGGTAAATACGGAGCATTTTCCCCACCAGAATCAACCAGTGTACTCCCTGTGGCAAAGAAACCCAAGAGGATCAGAGTTCAGCTGGACTGGGACAGAGGAGCACTGTCATTCTCTGACCCTGATGAGAACAAATGtttacacactattacacacactttCACTGAGAGAGTCTTTCCATACTTGGGTAGTTACTGCAAGCTCTCCCCTCTGAGAATCGTACCAGCGAAGACCTCTGTAAAAGTACAGCATAGTTAG
- the LOC109899210 gene encoding tripartite motif-containing protein 35-like isoform X2, giving the protein MRECLKNRMASRSASPEEDLSCPFCREIFKDPVVLSCSHSVCKACLQEYWKQRRSRECPVCRKRSKSKGNPPCNLVLKNLCEAFLQERRQRNSGESEEHCNLHNEKLKLFCLDDKQPICVVCQASRKHKNHNCCPIDETAQYQKEELQTFLKPLQEKLEVFNKVKQTCDQTVKHIKNKAQHTEMVIKKDFQKLHQFLREEEEVRIAVLREEEEQKSQVMKEKIEEMSREISSLSDTIRALEEELRAEDISFLKNYKAIVRRTQCTLPDPQLVSGSLIDVAKHLGNLQFRVWEKMQGIVKYSPVTLDPNTAHLGLRLSENLTIVECTNEKQQLPDNPERINQCTPCGKETQEDQSSAGLGQRSTVIL; this is encoded by the exons ATGAGGGAGTGTCTCAAAAACAGAATGGCTTCCAGATCAGCTTCTCCTGAGGAGGATCTCTCCTGCCCTTTTTGCCGTGAGATCTTCAAAGATCCTGTGGTCTTGTCGTGTAGCCACAGCGTCTGTAAAGCCTGTCTGCAGGAATACTGGAAACAGAGGCGATCTCGGGAATGTCCAGTGTGCAGGAAGAGAAGCAAATCAAAAGGCAATCCTCCCTGTAACCTGGTCTTAAAGAACCTGTGTGAGGCCTTCTtacaggagaggaggcagagaaattCAGGGGAGTCTGAGGAGCACTGCAATCTGCACAACGAGAAACTCAAGCTCTTCTGTCTGGATGATAAACAGCCCATCTGTGTTGTGTGTCAGGCCTCCAGAAAACATAAAAACCACAACTGCTGCCCCATAGATGAAACTGCACAGTATCAAAAG GAGGAACTCCAGACTTTCCTGAAGCCCTTACAGGAGAAGCTGGAGGTCTTTAATAAAGTTAAACAAACCTGTGACCAAACAGTAAAACACATTAAG AACAAGGCCCAGCACACAGAGATGGTGATTAAAAAAGATTTTCAGAAGCTCCACCAGTTTCtacgagaggaagaggaggtgaggaTAGCTGttctgagggaggaagaggagcagaaGAGTCAGGTGATGAAGGAGAAGATTgaggagatgagcagagagataTCATCACTTTCAGACACAATCAGAGCCTTAGAGGAGGAGCTGAGAGCTGAAGACATCTCATTCCTGAAG AACTACAAGGCCATAGTGAGAAG AACCCAGTGCACACTGCCGGATCCACAGCTGGTCTCAGGGTCGCTGATAGACGTGGCCAAACACCTGGGAAACCTGCAGTTCAGAGTCTGGGAGAAAATGCAAGGGATTGTGAAATAca GTCCTGTCACTCTGGATCCTAACACTGCCCACCTAGGTCTCCGCCTATCTGAGAATCTGACCATTGTGGAATGCACAAATGAGAAACAGCAGCTCCCTGATAACCCAGAGAG AATCAACCAGTGTACTCCCTGTGGCAAAGAAACCCAAGAGGATCAGAGTTCAGCTGGACTGGGACAGAGGAGCACTGTCATTCTCTGA